Within the Patescibacteria group bacterium genome, the region CCAAAACATCAAAGCGCGGGGCGCAAAGTTGCGAGTTTTTGAGAAAGTGTAATATGAAAAAAATAACTATTTTATTGCCCTTAATAATGCCCGTCTTAATAGCGATTCTCGCGCAGGCATTGTTAGTGAATGGTTTTTGCCTTTCCGGAAAAGATATCTCGGATTTAGAATATAAAAAAAATATGTTGGTAAAGGAGAATGCGGAGCTGAAACAACAAAGTTCTTATTATTCCTCGTTAAATTATGTTAAAAACGAAGCCCAAAGAGATGGTCTCGTGGTTTTGTCTATGGAATTTTTGGAGGCCCCATCTCTTGCTGTTAGATAATGTTTTCCTCTCTTCGCGCAAACCTAATTTTTTCTTTTTTTGCCCTTTTAACCTTTTTTTTCATTGCCAAACTTTATATTTTGCAAATAAAAGATCATGGAAAATATAAAGCTTTGGCCAAAAGTCAGCACCAATCAAGTCTAGTCTTAAACGCGAAAAGAGGAAATATATATACTTCGGATAATTATCCTTTGGCATTAACTGAAACTAGATATTTGCTGTATGCGGAACCTAAAAAAATTGAAAATCCCACAAAATACGCAAAAAGCATAGCGGATATTTTAGAAGAGGATTCTGATAAAAGGGTGGAATTGGAACTTAGCATAAAAGAAAATTTGTTAGCCGACCTTTTTTGGGTACCGTTAAAAAAGAATTTAACCGCCAAACAAAAACAAAAAGTGGAAAGTTTAAATTTGGAGGGATTGGGGTTTGAGGAGGAATTTGTTCGGTTTTATCCAGAAAATACCCTAGCATCCCATATATTAGGTTTTGTTGGCAGTGATAAAGAAGGCGCTCCAGCGGGGTATTTTGGTGTGGAAGGTTATTATGAAGGAGAGCTTAAAGGAGTTGCGGGGATAATTTTTCAGGAGAAAGACGCTTTTGGGTACCCGATAGCAGTGGGAGATTATAAAAAAATCCCCCCCCAAAATGGCAGGAGTTTGGTTTTAACTGTGGACAGGGCTTTGCAATTTGTGATAGAGGGTAGATTAAAAGATTCAGTTGAGAAGTACGGCGCTAAATCTGCAACAGCGATAGTTGTAGAACCCCAAACTGGAAAAATTAGAGCTATGGCTAATTTCCCAAACGAAGGGAAAGACATAACGGATGAAAGTACAAGAAACAAGGCAATTGCCGATACTTACGAACCAGGTTCTGTGGTAAAAGCGTTAACTATGTCCTCTGCTATTGATATGGGAAAAGTAACGCCGGAAACAACTTATGTGGACGATGGGCCTAAAAGTTTTTCGGGGCATATCGTGGACACTTGGGATGGAAAACATTATGGCGTGGAAACAATGACAAGTGTGCTTCAGCATTCCAATAATCTAGGCGCGGCTTGGGTGGGTGGTGTGGTGGGGGCAAAAAATTTGCGAGATTATTTTATTAAATTTGGATTTGGAAACAAGCTTGGTATAGACCTTGAGGGGGAAGACACTGGTATCATAAGGGAATTATCCGAGTGGCGGGATATTGATTTAGCTGTGGCGTCTTTTGGACAAGGTATTTCGGTTACTCCTCTTCAGGTGGTAATGGCGTTTTCTGCTATAGCCAACGATGGGGTTTTAATGAAACCCTTTGTGGTTGAGAGAATAATGGACGATTCTGGCGAAGAAATTGCAAAATTCGCGCCAACTTCGTTAAGAAAAGTTATATCCAAAAAATCTGCCGACACAATGGTTGAAATGCTAACAGCCGCCGTTTCCGGGGGCGAGGCAAAGTTTTTTGTTTCAAAGAAATATATAGTGGCGGGGAAAACGGGAACAGCTCAAATACCAGTTAGCGGTTCGTATGACCCCAATAAAACAAATGCCACTTTTGTTGGGTTTTTGCCAATCAGCAAAAAATTTGTTATGCTGATTAAGTTGGAGGAACCGAAAGCTAGTGTATACGCTTCTGAAACGGCGGTTCCTGTTTGGATGGATATTGCTGAAACAATCGCTATTTATTATAAAATACCGCCCGACAAGTAATTATGAAGTACAAAATTGTAGGGGATTTGCCTTTAAACGGGTTTGTTCGTGTCTCTGGGGCAAAAAATTCAGCTCTAAAGATATTAATATCTTCCATTCTTTGCGATGGGGTTTTGGAAATTTTTAACGCGCCGAGGGTGGGGGATGTTTTGGTATTTATTGAGATATTAAAAAGTTTAGGTGTGTCCGCAGAGTTTAGAAACGATGGCTGTTTAGAACTAAATGCCAGCGGTTTAAACTCTTACAAACTTCCCGAAACGGCAAAAGATATAAAATCTTCTATTCTTTTTGTGGGACCCTTGCTTGCCAAATTTGGCAAAGCGTCTTTACCCAAAAACCCAAAATATGAGTTGGATTATCACTTTGAAGTACTTAAAAATCTAGGCGCTACAATAAAGGAAAGCAAAAACACTTTTGAATTTGAATGCGCTTCTTTGCGCGCGTTTGATATTAATTTTCCGGTAAACACTCACACGGGAACGGACAATGCCATACTATCTGCAGTGCTTGCCGAAGGAGTTAGTGTAATTACCAATGCCGCGGAGGAGCCGGAGGTGGGGGATCTTATAACTGCTCTTAATAAAATGGGCGCTAAAATCACTCGTTCCGAGCAGGACTCGCGAACGGTCGTAATTGAAGGGGTTAGGAGTTTGGCAAAAACGCAGTATACTGTAATGCCGGATAGAAACGAACCGGTTTTTTATGCTGTGGCTACAATTTTTACGGGTGGCGATATTGTTATTAAGGACATTAATTCTACTCATCTAACTTCGTTTTTAAGCAAAATCTCTTCTATGGGGGTAAGTTTTGAAGTTATCTCTCAAAATGAAATGCGGGTTTGGGCAAACGAAGAAAATCTTAAACCAACAAACATTGAGACCAAACCGTATCCTGGTTTTATGACGGATTGGCAACCACTCTTTTCGGTTTTGTTAACTAAGGCTCTGGGCGAGAGTATGGTTTTTGACAAAGTGTTAAATAGGTTTGAGTTCGCTAAAGAATTAAATAGAATGGGAGCAAAAATAGAGATAACTAAGGAAGGTATTAATATTGAAGGTCCCGCTAAACTTAAAGGGACAACGGTAGAAGCTACCGACGCAATCTCCGGTTTAGCGTTAATAGTTGCGGGGTTGGGAGCTAAAGGAAAAACCGAAGTGCGCAATGCCGAAGTGGTGGACAGCGGTTTTGAGAATGTGGAAGAAAAGTTTAAAAATCTGGGGGCGAACATAGCTAAATCAAATTAGCGCCTTTCTCAAGTCTTTAATAGTTCTATGTATTATTATTGCCACATTGTTTTCGGTTAATTTTAATTTTTTGGCGATATTTTTGTTGGTGTGCCCCTCAAAAAATTTCATATATATAATTTTTCGTTCGCGGGGTTTTAAGCTATTAACAATTTGTTCAAAACATAAGTTGGACATAATATCCTGCTCGGAGTTTATTCTGGGGCCTTTTATTTCAAGCATTTTCTCTGTGGTTAAAGAGTCCTTTTTTTTGCGATAAAAATCAATAAGCGAATTTTTGGCAATTTTATAAAGCCAGCTGGAAACGGGTATTCCTTGCCATTTAAAATTATCCAAACCTTTAAAGGCTTTTTCAAATACCCCGCTTGTTATATCTTCGGCATCTTCAACGGTTGAAGTTTTTGATTTTATAAAGTTTAGTATTTTGGGATAGTTTTCTTTATAAATTTTTTCAAAAACGATATTTTTCTGCATTTTAGGGATATTTTTTGTTTCCTCTTTTTATCACCACATCCTCCGGTTCAATCTGGGCAGTTTGGGGGTTTATTAAAGCATTAGGAAAAATAGTCAGGGTATCTTTTTGGTCCTTTTTTGAATTTGAAAAAAGAATTATTTTTCCAAACTTTGGGAGGTTTATAAGTTCCAATACGGATTTTATAGGCGGGGGGATGTAATAGGAGGTGGCGTCTATAACGGTGGCGTTATTCTCGCGATATATTCTTATTCTTGGTTGGGGCAATTCTTTTATGGTTTCTTTTACCCCAACTTTTTTTAGTACCTCTTTTACATTATTGTAAGTATTTTCTTTTGGAAGTTTTGGTTCATACTCGCTTTTTCCCGTAATTAGGATAAATTTTGGATTTAGTTTATTTAGCCAAAATTCAGTTATTTTTTT harbors:
- a CDS encoding penicillin-binding protein 2, coding for MFSSLRANLIFSFFALLTFFFIAKLYILQIKDHGKYKALAKSQHQSSLVLNAKRGNIYTSDNYPLALTETRYLLYAEPKKIENPTKYAKSIADILEEDSDKRVELELSIKENLLADLFWVPLKKNLTAKQKQKVESLNLEGLGFEEEFVRFYPENTLASHILGFVGSDKEGAPAGYFGVEGYYEGELKGVAGIIFQEKDAFGYPIAVGDYKKIPPQNGRSLVLTVDRALQFVIEGRLKDSVEKYGAKSATAIVVEPQTGKIRAMANFPNEGKDITDESTRNKAIADTYEPGSVVKALTMSSAIDMGKVTPETTYVDDGPKSFSGHIVDTWDGKHYGVETMTSVLQHSNNLGAAWVGGVVGAKNLRDYFIKFGFGNKLGIDLEGEDTGIIRELSEWRDIDLAVASFGQGISVTPLQVVMAFSAIANDGVLMKPFVVERIMDDSGEEIAKFAPTSLRKVISKKSADTMVEMLTAAVSGGEAKFFVSKKYIVAGKTGTAQIPVSGSYDPNKTNATFVGFLPISKKFVMLIKLEEPKASVYASETAVPVWMDIAETIAIYYKIPPDK
- a CDS encoding UDP-N-acetylglucosamine 1-carboxyvinyltransferase is translated as MKYKIVGDLPLNGFVRVSGAKNSALKILISSILCDGVLEIFNAPRVGDVLVFIEILKSLGVSAEFRNDGCLELNASGLNSYKLPETAKDIKSSILFVGPLLAKFGKASLPKNPKYELDYHFEVLKNLGATIKESKNTFEFECASLRAFDINFPVNTHTGTDNAILSAVLAEGVSVITNAAEEPEVGDLITALNKMGAKITRSEQDSRTVVIEGVRSLAKTQYTVMPDRNEPVFYAVATIFTGGDIVIKDINSTHLTSFLSKISSMGVSFEVISQNEMRVWANEENLKPTNIETKPYPGFMTDWQPLFSVLLTKALGESMVFDKVLNRFEFAKELNRMGAKIEITKEGINIEGPAKLKGTTVEATDAISGLALIVAGLGAKGKTEVRNAEVVDSGFENVEEKFKNLGANIAKSN
- a CDS encoding sigma-70 family RNA polymerase sigma factor codes for the protein MQKNIVFEKIYKENYPKILNFIKSKTSTVEDAEDITSGVFEKAFKGLDNFKWQGIPVSSWLYKIAKNSLIDFYRKKKDSLTTEKMLEIKGPRINSEQDIMSNLCFEQIVNSLKPRERKIIYMKFFEGHTNKNIAKKLKLTENNVAIIIHRTIKDLRKALI